The proteins below come from a single Methanobrevibacter sp. genomic window:
- the npdG gene encoding NADPH-dependent F420 reductase, protein MLVGIIGGTGAQGLGIAKRLAIAGVDVIVGSRQEEKAIKVVEEAIEEIGQYNPAKMIGMANEDAAKEADILILTVPLQAQVATIKSIKDYVKGKIVLDATVPLESAIGGKVSSLLHVSHGSAAEITAKLLEDEGARVVVAFSNISNSHLANIPEPIDCDCLICGDDKEAKEVAAEIIDKIPDLRAIDVGGLEKAHLIESITPLLIGLNIKYKSHYGGFRITGVDFE, encoded by the coding sequence ATGTTAGTCGGAATTATTGGAGGAACCGGAGCACAAGGTCTTGGAATTGCAAAACGTTTAGCAATTGCTGGTGTGGATGTAATTGTAGGATCTCGTCAAGAAGAAAAGGCAATAAAAGTTGTTGAAGAAGCTATTGAAGAAATAGGTCAATACAATCCAGCTAAAATGATTGGAATGGCTAATGAAGATGCTGCAAAAGAAGCAGATATCTTAATTCTTACTGTTCCTTTACAAGCTCAAGTTGCAACTATCAAATCCATTAAGGATTATGTTAAAGGCAAGATTGTTTTAGATGCAACCGTACCATTGGAATCTGCTATTGGCGGTAAAGTTTCATCATTATTACATGTAAGTCATGGATCAGCTGCTGAAATTACTGCAAAACTTTTAGAGGATGAAGGAGCACGTGTTGTAGTTGCTTTCAGTAATATCAGTAACTCTCACTTAGCAAACATTCCAGAACCAATTGACTGTGATTGTTTAATCTGTGGTGATGATAAGGAAGCTAAAGAAGTGGCTGCTGAAATCATTGATAAAATCCCTGATTTAAGGGCTATTGATGTAGGTGGACTTGAAAAAGCACATTTAATTGAATCTATTACTCCTCTTTTAATAGGTTTAAATATCAAATACAAATCCCATTATGGTGGATTTAGAATAACTGGTGTAGATTTCGAATAA